One segment of Fusarium falciforme chromosome 13, complete sequence DNA contains the following:
- a CDS encoding BAH domain-containing protein produces the protein MHIFCPHSSACSDFFRHCSTPAGVMGADVQGQWHVANGLVGPTSQNVHRQRKRKRSPAETPNAKAQQIPFLLSGAREQDEPIDYYTVQPRQQWDEMDRYKSFVVKDQRFQCGNFVLVANETTRERTNNARDSKQMTDESRRPWIAYILEIRAADENSVFARVYWMYWPDELPPGTFNGKKCIQGRQPYHGHNELIASNHMDVISVLCVEGPASVKQWTESSDDGLDSEYIWRQIFDCHQKRLTSAEPICSCGLPANPHRRTIGCSACGMWFHEWCLLRDTLGRLRNRLQDYKGTLPGKWSRANGSACQGGLRCSDAETDDRETLATTSKDMDILESNMSRLLAQLLEPQDRDDQTETVAREPNPYRTLPHPFEAELKLDELQFTVQAAAAP, from the exons ATGCATATATTTTGTCCCCACTCGTCTGCGTGTTCAGATTTCTTCCGTCATTGTTCAACTCCAGCTGGTGTCATGGGGGCTGACGTTCAGGGACAGTGGCACGTTGCCAATGGCTTGGTGGGACCGACATCCCAGAATGTCCACCGCCAGCGCAAGCGCAAGCGCTCTCCTGCTGAAACACCGAACGCCAAGGCACAGCAAATTCCATTTTTACTTTCGGGAGCTCGAGAGCAGGACGAGCCGATCGACTATTACACGGTTCAACCCCGCCAACAATGGGACGAAATGGACCGATATAAGAGCTTCGTCG TCAAGGACCAGAGGTTCCAGTGTGGAAACTTCGTTCTGGTTGCTAACGAAACGACTCGAGAGAGAACGAACAACGCCCGAGACTCGAAGCAGATGACCGACGAGTCGAGACGTCCTTGGATCGCCTACATCCTAGAAATCAGAGCTGCTGATGAGAATAGTGTGTTTGCTCGGGTTTACTGGATGTATTGGCCAGATGAGCTGCCGCCAGGTACGTTCAACGGCAAGAAATGCATCCAAGGACGCCAGCCATACCACGGCCACAACGAGCTCATAGCATCCAACCACA TGGATGTCATCAGTGTGTTGTGCGTCGAGGGGCCTGCATCTGTGAAACAATGGACGGAATCCTCAGATGACGGTCTCGATTCCGAGTACATTTGGCGACAGATATTTGATTGCCATCAGAAACGACTCACG TCCGCCGAACCAATTTGTAGCTGCGGGCTTCCTGCTAACCCACACCGACGCACCATCGGTTGCTCAGCATGCGGCATGTGGTTTCATGAATGGTGCCTCCTTCGGGACACTCTTGGGCGTCTTCGAAATAGACTACAAGACTACAAGGGCACTCTCCCCGGGAAATGGTCGAGAGCCAACGGGAGTGCGTGCCAGGGCGGTCTACGTTGCTCCGATGCGGAGACGGATGACCGGGAGACGCTTGCCACGACGTCAAAGGATATGGATATCCTAGAATCTAACATGTCCCGATTATTGGCGCAGTTACTGGAGCCCCAGGACAGGGACGACCAGACCGAGACGGTTGCGCGGGAGCCCAATCCTTACAGAACCCTACCGCATCCGTTCGAGGCCGAGCTGAAGTTAGATGAG CTGCAGTTCACTGTTCAGGCTGCGGCGGCCCCATGA